The nucleotide sequence CCCCCAACCTGGCACTGACTACCTGCAGCCCAGCAGGAGATGACCTTGACTCCCAGCCTGACTCAGCTGAGCCTGGATCCTACATGTAGGCAAGAGCTGATTCTGAGCCCTGGCGCAGCCGAGCTGACCCCTACCCTAGACCCTACACACCGGATGGAGCTGATCCTGAGTACCAGCCCAGCTGAGCTGACTCTGGATCCTGCATGCCAGCCAGAGTTGACCCTGAAATCCAACCTGGCCAAGCTGACCCTGGATCCTGCACACCAGCCAGAGCTGACCCTAAGCCCCAGGCTAGCTGAGCTGACCCCAGGTTCCACATGCCATCCAGAGATGATCCTCAGTCCTGGCTCAACTGAGCTGACCCTGGAGCCTGTGCACTGCCGACCTGAGCTCCTGGATGCCTGTGCGGACCTCATCAATGAGCAGTGGCCCCGCAGCCGTGCCTCCCGTCTGCACTCCTTGGGCCAGTCCTCAGATGCTTTCCCCCTCTGCCTCATGCTGCTGAGCCCCAACCCCATGCCCGAGGCAGCCCCCATTGTGGTGGGCCATGCCCGCCTGTCACGGGTGCTAGACCGGCCCCAGAGCCTCCTAGTGGAGACAGTGGTGGTGGCCCGGGCCCTGCGGGGCCGTGGCTTTGGCCGCCGCCTCATGGAGGGCCTGGAGGTCTTTGCTCAGGCCCGGGGCTTCCGCCGGCTACACCTCACCACCCATGACCAGCTGCATTTCTATGCCCACCTGGGCTACCAGCTGGGTGAACCTGTGCAGGGCCTGGTCTTTACCAGCCGACGGCTGCCTGCCAACCTGCTCAGTGTcttccccagagccccctcccccCGGCCACACCGCAAGGCCCCTAGCCTGACTGCCCAAGATGCCCCAAGAGCCCCCAAGGGACCATCAttaccaccacctcctcccctgcctgAGTGCTTGAccacctcacccccacctccagcaggGCCCCCTCCACAAAGTCTGCTGGAGACACAATACCAAGACCTGAGAGGATGCCCCATATTCTGGATGGAGAAAGACATCTGAGGGCTACCCAGGGCAAGGCACTGTCCTTCTGGATCAATTGACTGCCCAGGACAGTACTAGCCTCAGCCCACTGGCCGTACCTCAGCCCCTGGCCCCTGGGGGCAGCTTTAGCTTGGGTGTGTTTCCTGAGTGCCAGTGGGACCAGGAGATGGTTCCATGGCTCTGGCTCTGAGCTGTCAGTGTGGCTGAATAAAGGCTTCTGTCGGGTGTGGCTGTGACAGTTTATTTGTTAACCCCCACCCTCGCCTCTCAGCCTCATCGTAGGTCCCCTATCCCTGCAGGAGCCCCCAAATCTACTTTGGCCCTGGGACCATGGGTAGAGGGacacctgccctctgccccttctACTCTGCTAGACCCAGCGGACAGGGTGTCTGTTCCCTTCcacatttactcattcatcacTACTCACTGAccgcctactgtgtgtcaggccctgaAGTAGACAAGACAATGGGGAACTAGACAGACAGATAGGGTCTCAACCCAAGGGGACAAATAGACAGGGATACAGCACAGGATCAACTCTGGGACAGTGGGAGCCCAAGTACCCTCACTCTGTCTGGAAATCCAGGAGACCTCCTCGGGGAGGTGAGGTCACAGCAGACATCTGAGTGTTGAGTAGGAATTAGGCCAGGTAAGGTGGGGGCTGAGTGTTCCTGGGACAGGAAACAAGATgggcagaggaaagaagggaactTGTAAGACCTGTGGTTGGGGGAGGTGTCAGGACACAGTGGTGCCATGACAGAAATGGACAACATGGGAGGGGAGCTGCCCAGGCCAGCTTGAGGTGTAGCTGCTCTGAGAGGCCTCTGGGAGCCCTTGGAGACCAGGCTTTCCCCATCCCCGATCCTTGTGGGGACGAGCTAGGGGAGTTTTCCCAGCTTTCCCTGCTATATGGAAGGTGTGGCCATGGCCAGAGACTCTAAGCTCACACTACCTCTCTCCTGCAGGTTTCTGTCCCTGGGGCATGACCATGCAGCTAAGCTCAGCCCTGGTGCTAGGGGTAGTTCTGTGTCTGGGATGTGGCCAGCCCCTGCTGCAGGCCCCTGAATGCCCCTTCTCAGTACTGTGGAACGTACCCTCAGCACACTGTAAGGCCCGCTTTGGCGTGCACCTTCCACTAGAGGCCCTGGGCATCACCGCCAACTGTGGCCAGCGTTTCCATGGCCAGAAGATCACCATCTTCTACAAGAACCAGCTTGGCCTCTATCCCTACCTTGGGCCCAGGGGCACAGCTCACAATGGGGGCATCCCCCAGGCTGTGCCCCTTGACTGCCATCTGGCACGGGCTGCCTACCAGATCCACCACAGCCTGAGACCTGGCTTCACTGGCCTGGCAGTGCTGGACTGGGAGGAATGGAGTCCACTCTGGGCTGGGAACTGGGGCCGCCGCCGAGCCTATCAGACAGCCTCTTGGGCTTGGGCACAGCGGGTATTCCCCTACCTGGACCCCCAGGAGCAACTCCACAAGGCCCAAACTGGCTTTGAACAGGCAGCCCGTGCACTGATGGAGGACACGCTGCGGCTCGGTCAGGCACTGCAGCCCTATGGGCTCTGGGGCTTCTATCGCTTCCCAGCTTGTGGCAATGGCTGGCGTGGTATGGCTTCCAATTACACAGGCCACTGCCATGCAGCCACCCTTGCCCGCAACACCCAACTGCATTGGCTCTGGGCTGCCTCCAGCGCCCTCTTCCCCAGCATCTACCTCCCACCCAGGCTGCCACCTGCTCACCACCAGGCATTTGTCCGATACCGCCTAGAGGAAGCCTTCCGTGTGGCTCTCACTGGGCACATACATCCCCTGCCTGTCTTGGCCTATGCCCGCCTCACACACCGGAGCTCTGGGAGGTTCTTGTCCCAGGTGAGTGAAAGTGATGTCTAGGGGTCTGAGTGGGGAGGCATGGCCCTATCCTGGGAAGATCTGCGAAGACCTTGCCCAGGAGAATTTGAGGGGGAGGCCCTGATTTAGTTATGAGAGGGGAGGTCTTGTCCTGGAGCATCTGACCAGGAGGTATGGCTCTGCCCTGGAAGATCTTGAGAGGGAAGGCAAGGCCCAGCCTTTGGAGCCCTAGTCTGAGGGGAGGCAGTCTCCAAGCAGAGGGCCTGAGAAGCCTCTCTAAGACTCAATGCCAAGGGGCCTACTCTAGAGGTGGAATCAGATCATGGCAATGAGCCAGGAAAGTTTCTTGAAGGTGGAGATAGGCCCAAATGGATCTGGCCAGCCCAGTTCTGGCTTagcagctctctgcctccaggatGACCTCGTGCAGACCATTGGTGTGAGTGCGGCACTGGGGGCAGCCGGCGTGGTGCTCTGGGGGGATCTGAGCTTCTCCAGCTCTGAGGTAATCATTGACCCTGCAGCCTGCCATGCAGCCCACGCTGGGGTCTCAGGGTTGGGGAGAGACCATGTCAGGGCCATGGAGCAGGGGAATTGATacatctcttccctctcctcaggAGGAGTGCTGGCGTCTTCATGACTACCTGGTGGGCACCCTGGGCCCCTATGTGATCAATGTGACCAGGGCAGCCACGGCCTGCAGTCAGCAGCGGTGCCATGGCCATGGGCGCTGCGCCCGGCGAGACCCAGGACAGATGGAAGCCTTTCTGCACCTGCAGCCAGATGGCAGCCCTGGAGCTTGGGAGTTCTTCAGCTGCCGCTGTTaccagggctgggctggccctACTTGCCAGGATCCCAGGCCTGAAGAAGCAACATAAAGCCAGGAGTCATCTGCCCCTGACCTTCTTGTCCCTGTCCCACTCTTGTTCTATTTAGCTTACAGTCATTCTTCCAATACACACACCCCACTTCCCATGGGATCCCTGCGGATTGGAAGGGGCCAGAAAAATAACATACCATTTTAAAACCAGAAGCCCCCTGAGATCACCTGATCCCTCCTGACAAGGAAGCAGCCTTAGGGAGAGTCAGGGTTCCAGATGGTTAGCATTGCTAGCCCAGGACTCTGTTCCTACATCTCACTGGGTCCATGGAGAGGTTACAGGAGACCTGTCCAGGGGCAGGTGGGCCCCAAGAAGATCTTGGATGAAGTCTGTTAAGTGCTAAGTTGTCTGTACTCTGCTTTCATCataaagtctttttctttcactgcCTCTGGTTTGGCTGTTCCTCCTGTTCTACCAAGCCCCATGCTCTTCCTGTCGCTAGTGTCCAGCTGCAAGTCCTGCCATGAGATGCCGGTCCTGCCATGGTGGGCAGCTCCAAGGGGGCAGCTTTAGAGTTAACGACTGTGCACGTGTGCACGTGCTGGAGGGGACTCGGCATTGTGGGTGCATAGTTCAGCTAGAGCGTCGTGGGCTCATGGGTCCAAGGAGTAGACTACAATTCCCGAGGTGCTCTGCGCCCAGGGGCCCGCGGTAATCTACGCGCACAGCCCCCTGGGAATAGTAGTTTCAGCCACGTGGATAAGGGTCTGAACCGAATGGCCGGGAACTCGCCTTCCCGGCGACCCGTTTAACAGGGTGGGGCGCTTCGACCCGTTTGGCAGGGCGGGGCGCCTCGTGAAGATGGTGGCGCGCGAGGCGTGTGGCTGCCGTCGTCTGCCCAAGTTTCAGCTCAGTGCACCCGCCAGCGTCTCGCTGGTCTGGAGCCCCTGCCTGCCGGGCCTCTGACCCCGCGCCCCCACGCCCGATTCCCGGCATGCCCCGCGCCCGTAAGGGCGGTGCGCCCCGCAAGGGCGGCCAGCGCCGCCGAGGGGGTAAGTAGGGGGCACTGGACAACTGATGATCGCTGAGCGGTAGCCCTGCGTGGGTCCCTGTCGGTGTCCCCGAGGGTCCTGGGTGGGGACTCCTGCCCCGACCAGTCTGGCGCCGGCCCCCCGAATTCCCCCGCGGCCGGCACGTGTCCCAGGAGGCAGGGGCCACGTGTGTGCCCAACTTGAGCGCGCAGATCGCTCGTCTGGAGCCCGCGCTCCCAGCCCCGGTTTCCCCATAGCCCCTCCACCCCAATTGCCTGCTGTGGTGGACAAACCTGCCGGAGGGAGCAGGAAGCCCGACCCCTGCTAATCCCTGATCGTTTCCTGGACTGGACTAGGAAGTTgctggggcggggaggtggggcgCTGGCTTGTCTGGGAGAACTGAgagagggggctttggggaagctGCAAGATTCAGGCCTTGGCGAGCCTGGCCCTAAAGGGTGGATGAGTGTCCTGGAGCCTGAGGCAGTCCTGAGAGGCTTATCAGCCTCAACCAGGAGAGTGTCCTAGTGCAGTAAACATGTATGTTTACTTTGCAGGGATGAGATGCCTGCTAGGCACAGCTTAAACTTGGCCACCGCCCTAATGGTCTTGGGTGGAGGGACATCTAAGAAAGTAGCAACATTCCAGAAGGACTAGTGCTGGGGAACAAGTTCACTGAGTGGTATAAGCCCAAGACTTAGCAACCAGGGAAGCCTCAAGGGAGGGGCTTCTCAGAGAGTCCTGAGCAAGTGAAGAAGAGAGTACCATGTGGAGGGAACAAATGGTACATAGGCCTGGCATCTGGAGGGACCATGCCACAGTGGAGCGAATGAAGGAAGGCTGGGCTGCTTTGGCAGGTAGAGTAGTGAGAGAGGAGGTGAGCAAAGGCCTGCAAAGCACAAAGTCCAGCAAGCACACAGAGTATATAGTTTCTGAGAagtagggccagcctggtgaccaGAACCCATCAAAGTCAGCCCGAGGCCCTGGGCAAAATCCACACACAGGAGTATTCCAGATCTGCTGACCCTAACAATCCCCTGTATATACCTATTTTCAGGGTCTCATGCGGTCAGAGGTAGCTCTGCTTTCTGCACTTTCCAGGGTCAGGAGGAGCCTGTGTGTCCATCCATCCAGGGCTGAAGGCCTGGGATGGACCAAGGGCAACTCAGAAGACAATATGCTTGAAGCCTCAGGCACCCCCGCACATCCACTAGGAGCTGGGCTTCTGCTCCCAGGGCTAATGGGGTGACCTGGTGAGCTTGTTAGCTCACAGAAGAGCCATAACTAGTCACTTGTTTAGTCATTGTCTTCACTTGCCCTACCAAAAGAGGTGCTTTTGCATCTCTGATttgcaggtggagaaactgaggctttaaaTGCTAGACACCTGACCTAGTTACACTTCTGTTAATAtatggagctgagatttgaatcctGGATCTGTCTGAGCTTATGAGTCCCTGACCCTTGCCCTAGCCATTTTGGGGCATAATCTGGGTTGGTGACTGAAGTTCCCCAGGATCTTCCTGGATGTGCTCCCACTCCAGGCTGGGCCACTGGCCTAAGTGGGGCCAGTGCAGCACCTTCTACCTCTACCTGGCCAGCAGTCTCCTCCTTAAAGCAGACTCTGGTCTCATGGAGGCTCTGCTCACCAAGCCTGCCAGGTTTTCCTAGGCTGGGCCTAGTGCCTGCTGCTCTCCAGCAGATAgacctcattctctttctcctgcttcctggttcagtgtcccctgcagcctctgtgcctcctgcctcagcctcggttttctcatcccTGAGAGGGATAGCATTCTGTCTCGTGGGGTCATAAGGCTGAGTGAGGTACCCCCATCATCACTCATCAATGAAAGCAGGCCAAGTGCCCCGTTCCACCCTCCCCAGGTGCCTGCAGCAGTACCCAAGCTGACTCAGGTTCCAGTGAGGATGAGGCAGCCAGTGAGGCCCGCAGCACCACCAGTGAATGCCCCAGCCTTCTTAGCACCGCAGCAGAGGACAGCCTTGGTGAGAGTGGGTGGGACTTTGGCAGGGACTCAGTGGGGGCTCTGTGGGCTAGGGCAAGAAGCAGGGCTGACCAGCTGGCCTTGCAGGGGGGGATGCCATGGATGAGCAGGGCCAGCAGGAAGACCTTGAGGAGAAGTTGAAGGAGTATGTGGACTGCCTCACAGATAAGAGGTACCCCTCACTGCTGGCCAACCCCTCACCCATGTCCCTGCTCAGCCCATGCCAAATATGACGCAGGTAGGGCTGGCCCACAAGAACCTCCCTTCTTCATCCCCCAGTGCCAAGACCCGGCAAGGTGCTCTTGAGAGCCTGCGCCTGGCCCTGGCATCCCGCCTACTCCCCGACTTCTTGCTGGAGCGCCGCCTCACGCTGACTGATGCCTTGGAAAAATGCCTCAAGAAAGGTTAGGCCTCGGGGCAGAGGGGGGACCTGAACTGGCCAGGTGCTGACCTTTGCTGCGTGGGCTCACTGGAAGGCATTCCTACAGGGAAGGGCGAGGAACAGGCCCTGGCTGCTGCTGTGCTGGGCCTGCTCTGCGTGCAGCTGGGCCCTGGACCCAAGGGCGAGGAGCTGTTCCACAGCCTGCAGCCCCTCCTATTCTCTGTGCTCAGTGATGGTACAGCCAGCCCTGCCACCCGGCTCCATGTGAGTGTTCCATGCTCCGTGACACCCTTCCCTCACCTAATCCGTAAGCAGAGAGATGGCTTCCACCTGCTTCTGGGCTCCCCTACTCTGAGGGTGAGCCCCATGACTGGGAACCCAGGCTCACCCTCTGACTATGGCCTGGCTTTGCCTTCTTCCCAACAGTGCGCTTCTGCTCTTGGCTTGGGCTGCTACGTGGCTGCCGCCGATGTCCAGGTAAGTGGCCTTTGGGCACAGGTAGTAGAGCACCTAGGCCTAGCTCTGCCCCTGAGCCACTCCCCTGCCTCCCTGTGCCCCTAGGACCTGGTCTCTTGCCTCACCTGCCTGGAAGGCGTCTTCAGCCGGCCTTGTGGTGTGGGTGGCTCCACAGCCTCTGTATTCCCTGTCAGCCTGCATGGTCTGCTCTGTGCTGCCCTGCAGGCCTGGGCATTGCTACTCACCATCTGCCCCAGCACCCATATCAGCCACATCCTGGACAGGTAGGGCTGACTTCCcactgggagtgggagggaaaagGTGAAGAGGCCTGAGCCCACACATGTAGCTCAGCCTGCCCCTTTCCCAGGCAGCTGCCCCGTCTGCCCCAGCTCTTGTCCAGTGAAAGTGTGAACCTGCGGATCGCTGCTGGCGAGACCATCGCACTGCTCTTTGAGCTTGCCCGGGACCTTGAGGTGTgagggagggtggaggcagagggagggtgcCTGCTGACACTACCTGCCCATCCCAGGCTGGGTGCAGGGGATACCACAGGAGACAGGGCAGCCTTAGATCATTATGGAAGAGGATAGCCCCAAAACAAACTCAGATGCCAGGTGCTATGACGGGGGCCCTAAGTAAGGGTGTCCAGCCCAAGCAGGGGCCAAGAAGGGATTCAAGGGAGCcaggcagagaagaaaatgacTTCCTCAGTGAAAGGAAAGGTTTGGGCAGCCCCATGTTGGGAGCCAGCAGAGCTCAGGCTTCTGCTCACATgccctccctcactcctgctgCAGGAGGACTTTATTTACGAGGACATGGGGGCCCTCTGCAGTACCCTGCGCACTCTGGCCACCGACAGCAACAAGTACCGTGCCAAGGCTGACCGGCGGCGTCAGCGCTCTACTTTCCGTGCTGTGCTGCACTTTGTTGAGGTGCGTATGAGAATGTATGTATCCTAGCCAGAATGCATCCCCAGGCACAGCCACCAGGCTCAGACATGTGGACCCCTATACCTTGCAGGGCGGCGAGTGTGAGGAGGAGACCATCCGATTTGGGCTCGAGGTGCTCTATGTAGACAGCTGGGCTCGGCGCCGGATCTATGCCGCCTTCAAGGATGTGCTGGGATCAGGCATGCACCACCACCTCCAGGTGGGGAGGTGGACAGGGAGGGGGCACGCAGGTTGGTTGCTTCAGACTGGCCCGAGCTCACTGCCCTCTTTGCCCCCAGAACAACGAGCTACTCCGTGACATCTTTGGCCTGGGCCCTGTGCTGGTGCTGGATGCCACTGCCCTGAAGGCCTGCAAGATCTCACGTTTTGAGAAGGTTTGCACCCTTGGGCACCTTTATCTTCCCTCCATTCCTGCGGCCCAGAGGCCTGGAGCtctgcaggggctggaggagaagccCTGGGCCTCCCCGTCCACAGCTCACTAGATCATCACTCTTTGCCCCCACTCCAGCACCTATACAACGCTGCCGCCTTCAAAGCCCGGACCAAGGTGCGCAGCCGCTTGCGGGACAAGCGGGCAGACATCCTGTGAGGCAGGACCAGCTGAAGAGGAGAATGTCCGCACCCTTGCCCGCATTTTTAACAGAAGACAGTGCAACAGCTGGTCCCCGCCAAGagttgttgctttatttttttaatgacaaaaccaaaaacagacaTGGGGGTGGGTGGCTGGAAGCCAGGCCCTTTGCCCCTGCAGTCAGCCCTGTGGCCTCTTCCTGCCCTGTCTCAGGCCAGGCCAGGTGTGTGCCTGTCCCAGGGCTGTGGGGCAGCCAGTAGGAGGCCtatcccttcctttctctcctttctcaggcCTTGCTCCCCttccttggggtgggggtggaatgGCATCTGGACAGATGCCACCTCATCAGGTGGGGAGGTAAGGCTACCTGGAATGGATTTATGTGCTGACTTTTAAAGATTATTAGAGATAATTAAACTGAATGCTCAGCCCTCTGTGGCCCTGGCTCCTAGGTGTTTCTGCCTGCCATCCCTCCCCATCCACCACCACAGACTTGGGTCCAGCTAGGTCCCCCCCTCTCTATCTCACTTCTGCCCTCCCAAGACATTCTCTCCCCAGGTGGGCCTTCTCCCCATACTCAGAGCCCAGCCTGTCTTTTGACAGCTGAAGCTGGACCCCCACTGGGAGGCCTGGCAGAGTGACTGGGTGACTGGGTGGGGGCAGCTATTTCTAGACTTCTGAACCTGCTATCCGGGGGAGGCCACAGGGTGCTGACAGGCCACAGGAGGAGCCAAAGAGGCTGGTGTTGCTTCCTCTGACCTTGGGCCACCCAAAGCAGGGCCTTGGCACCAGAAGGCTTGGCTAGGCCTGGCCTGAAGAAGTcaggagaggtgggcaggcagCTATGGGGTCAGATCAGGCTCTTGTACAAAAACCTCACCAAGGAAGTAGTGTAGATCAGCAGTGGGAGAGGAGAAACCTGCCAATGGCCACTTTATTCCCCCCTACACACACCCCCAGGCCCCAGGTCCAAGCGGCATCTCAACTGGGTGCCCGGGCCTCACTGGAGTTGAGCCTCCGCAGCTGGCTGAGGCTGGCGAGCCGGAGTTTGAGTAGCATCTCCTCCTGTGTATGCAGTGTGTGCGCCAGCATACGTAGGGATTCACTCTGCAGCACTGTGGACAGGCAGATAGGAGTAGGGGATTATCAGACCTCATGCCACCCCACAACTCCTCACCCACTCAGCCTGGTGCCAGAGGGTGCTCAGACCCCCTACCCGACCCTTCACTGCCTCAACCTCTGCAGTTGCTCCCCCCTACCATGCAGAAAGGCCTTCCAGTTCTACTTCCTTGCCTTCAGTTCCTGCTGCCTTCCTGCACTGTCCTTACCGCTCAGGTAGACAGCCAGGACAGCAAGCGCCAGGCAGGTGAGCACCAGCAgtgccagcagcagcaggaagcccCCACGGCAGTGCACAGGGCTGCAGCTGGCCTGGGCACACAGCGATGGTGGCAAGATGCTCAGCAGCTCATCCCATGGCTGTGCCTCCTCAGCTAGGTAGGGGCGCAGCGAACCTGTGGGGCAAACGGGGCATCAGGAGGGTGGCGGATGTGCctgctttcctcccctctcccagttCTTCCACCCTGCACCTCTGCCCCACCTCACCTCCACTATGTAGGTCGCTGATGGACTCCACGCGGTGCAGGCACACCTCCTGCACGTGATTGGAGGCCAGTGGTGCCCTGCTCCTGGAGCTCATCGTTGGTGCCATAGTGTCTGCAAGGGCAGCATGGAGCTGATTCAGCCAGCGGGtcaccctctcccttctcctagGTGGCTTCCAGCAACAGCAGGGACTCAGAAGATGGGGACAGGACAGAGGGGCATTTGGCTCCTAATCCCCTAAAACTAACTCAGGAATGACCCTTGATTTGGAGCCAGGACAACCCCAGAACCCCATAGGCCTGTTCCATCCTCAGCAGCTGGAGGTGTACCTGACTTGCTCATGTTGTTTCCTTCCAAGCACCTCAAGCACTGTCTGGCGTTCCTCTGCCTGCTCACTTCTAGAGAAGAGTTTATCAGCCTTGCAGGACAAAACCCGCAGTGCATGAAATTCATTCCTGCCTCTTCTGTCAGTCTTCCCTGCAGACCCTGTGAGTTAGCCATCAAGCCAGACACAGTGCCTGGTGCCTTCTGGTCCCCAACAGCAGTGGTCCCATTCTAGCCAGCTAGCGCTGGTTCCTCCTGG is from Equus przewalskii isolate Varuska chromosome 15, EquPr2, whole genome shotgun sequence and encodes:
- the LSMEM2 gene encoding leucine-rich single-pass membrane protein 2 isoform X2 → MAPTMSSRSRAPLASNHVQEVCLHRVESISDLHSGGSLRPYLAEEAQPWDELLSILPPSLCAQASCSPVHCRGGFLLLLALLVLTCLALAVLAVYLSVLQSESLRMLAHTLHTQEEMLLKLRLASLSQLRRLNSSEARAPS
- the HYAL3 gene encoding hyaluronidase-3 isoform X1 → MTMQLSSALVLGVVLCLGCGQPLLQAPECPFSVLWNVPSAHCKARFGVHLPLEALGITANCGQRFHGQKITIFYKNQLGLYPYLGPRGTAHNGGIPQAVPLDCHLARAAYQIHHSLRPGFTGLAVLDWEEWSPLWAGNWGRRRAYQTASWAWAQRVFPYLDPQEQLHKAQTGFEQAARALMEDTLRLGQALQPYGLWGFYRFPACGNGWRGMASNYTGHCHAATLARNTQLHWLWAASSALFPSIYLPPRLPPAHHQAFVRYRLEEAFRVALTGHIHPLPVLAYARLTHRSSGRFLSQDDLVQTIGVSAALGAAGVVLWGDLSFSSSEEECWRLHDYLVGTLGPYVINVTRAATACSQQRCHGHGRCARRDPGQMEAFLHLQPDGSPGAWEFFSCRCYQGWAGPTCQDPRPEEAT
- the NAA80 gene encoding N-alpha-acetyltransferase 80; this translates as MTLTPSLTQLSLDPTCRQELILSPGAAELTPTLDPTHRMELILSTSPAELTLDPACQPELTLKSNLAKLTLDPAHQPELTLSPRLAELTPGSTCHPEMILSPGSTELTLEPVHCRPELLDACADLINEQWPRSRASRLHSLGQSSDAFPLCLMLLSPNPMPEAAPIVVGHARLSRVLDRPQSLLVETVVVARALRGRGFGRRLMEGLEVFAQARGFRRLHLTTHDQLHFYAHLGYQLGEPVQGLVFTSRRLPANLLSVFPRAPSPRPHRKAPSLTAQDAPRAPKGPSLPPPPPLPECLTTSPPPPAGPPPQSLLETQYQDLRGCPIFWMEKDI
- the IFRD2 gene encoding interferon-related developmental regulator 2 isoform X2, which gives rise to MPRARKGGAPRKGGQRRRGGACSSTQADSGSSEDEAASEARSTTSECPSLLSTAAEDSLGGDAMDEQGQQEDLEEKLKEYVDCLTDKSAKTRQGALESLRLALASRLLPDFLLERRLTLTDALEKCLKKGKGEEQALAAAVLGLLCVQLGPGPKGEELFHSLQPLLFSVLSDGTASPATRLHCASALGLGCYVAAADVQDLVSCLTCLEGVFSRPCGVGGSTASVFPVSLHGLLCAALQAWALLLTICPSTHISHILDRQLPRLPQLLSSESVNLRIAAGETIALLFELARDLEEDFIYEDMGALCSTLRTLATDSNKYRAKADRRRQRSTFRAVLHFVEGGECEEETIRFGLEVLYVDSWARRRIYAAFKDVLGSGMHHHLQNNELLRDIFGLGPVLVLDATALKACKISRFEKHLYNAAAFKARTKVRSRLRDKRADIL
- the LSMEM2 gene encoding leucine-rich single-pass membrane protein 2 isoform X1; the protein is MPEETREDTMAPTMSSRSRAPLASNHVQEVCLHRVESISDLHSGGSLRPYLAEEAQPWDELLSILPPSLCAQASCSPVHCRGGFLLLLALLVLTCLALAVLAVYLSVLQSESLRMLAHTLHTQEEMLLKLRLASLSQLRRLNSSEARAPS
- the IFRD2 gene encoding interferon-related developmental regulator 2 isoform X1, giving the protein MPRARKGGAPRKGGQRRRGGACSSTQADSGSSEDEAASEARSTTSECPSLLSTAAEDSLGGDAMDEQGQQEDLEEKLKEYVDCLTDKSAKTRQGALESLRLALASRLLPDFLLERRLTLTDALEKCLKKGKGEEQALAAAVLGLLCVQLGPGPKGEELFHSLQPLLFSVLSDGTASPATRLHCASALGLGCYVAAADVQDLVSCLTCLEGVFSRPCGVGGSTASVFPVSLHGLLCAALQAWALLLTICPSTHISHILDRQLPRLPQLLSSESVNLRIAAGETIALLFELARDLEEDFIYEDMGALCSTLRTLATDSNKYRAKADRRRQRSTFRAVLHFVEGGECEEETIRFGLEVLYVDSWARRRIYAAFKDVLGSGMHHHLQNNELLRDIFGLGPVLVLDATALKACKISRFEKVCTLGHLYLPSIPAAQRPGALQGLEEKPWASPSTAH
- the HYAL3 gene encoding hyaluronidase-3 isoform X2, yielding MLPPAHHQAFVRYRLEEAFRVALTGHIHPLPVLAYARLTHRSSGRFLSQDDLVQTIGVSAALGAAGVVLWGDLSFSSSEEECWRLHDYLVGTLGPYVINVTRAATACSQQRCHGHGRCARRDPGQMEAFLHLQPDGSPGAWEFFSCRCYQGWAGPTCQDPRPEEAT